The Desulfatiglans anilini DSM 4660 genome includes a window with the following:
- the nadB gene encoding L-aspartate oxidase — translation MPSLEEMLQTDFLVIGSGLAGLRAAIELSERGKSCILISKSELAHSNTYYAQGGIAAVDPERVAQGDDSFESHIEDTLRAGDGLCIPSVVERFVQRAFPDGVRFLIDHGVPFSKADPDKQYVLHQEGGHGRPRVYCKDDYTGQAIEEHLVELVRKQPLITVLEYHAAVSLITRNRISEVKVAKDRCLGAWVLDRTTRRVKTIEADMTFLSTGGAGRAFLYTSNPENATGDGIAMAYRAGARVANMEFFQFHPTVLYEVSPEHPAERRFLLTEALRGEAMGGVLTLDKDSTQDFVLAYDPRGSHATRDIVAKAIDTEMKKRHLTHVWLNVTTRLTGKPEEYIRQSFPKIYAHCLKKGIDMTAEPIPVVPAAHYTCGGVIVGADGQTDIDGLYAIGEVACTGLMGANRLASNSLTECALYGKIAVDAALERDPSLRDPDLKPPPWQGSTVHPEINPAMLNRFWDTTRATMLDYCAIDRNENRLRVAMDILNGLVQITNDIYWHFYPTLEIIELRNLSLVARLIVESALHRKESRGGHFRSDYPERNDHLFQGATIIQQTTGIRLLKCRHT, via the coding sequence ATGCCGTCTTTAGAGGAAATGCTTCAGACAGACTTCCTGGTCATCGGTTCGGGGCTTGCCGGCCTCAGGGCTGCCATCGAATTGAGCGAACGGGGCAAATCCTGCATCCTCATCAGCAAGTCGGAGCTTGCCCATTCCAACACGTACTACGCGCAGGGGGGGATAGCCGCCGTCGACCCGGAGCGGGTCGCACAGGGAGATGACAGCTTCGAGTCCCACATAGAGGACACCCTCCGTGCAGGGGACGGACTGTGCATTCCATCGGTCGTCGAACGCTTCGTCCAAAGGGCCTTCCCCGACGGTGTGAGGTTTCTGATCGACCACGGTGTGCCCTTCTCGAAGGCGGATCCGGACAAACAGTACGTGCTCCACCAGGAAGGCGGCCATGGGCGCCCCAGGGTCTACTGCAAAGACGACTACACAGGGCAGGCCATCGAAGAGCACCTCGTCGAACTCGTCAGGAAGCAGCCCTTGATCACCGTCCTGGAATACCATGCAGCGGTGAGCCTTATCACCCGTAACCGCATCTCCGAGGTCAAGGTGGCCAAAGACCGGTGCCTGGGCGCCTGGGTGCTCGACAGAACAACGCGCCGGGTCAAGACCATCGAAGCGGACATGACCTTTCTGTCCACGGGAGGCGCAGGCAGAGCGTTCCTCTACACCAGCAACCCTGAAAACGCCACCGGCGACGGCATCGCCATGGCCTATCGGGCAGGGGCCCGTGTCGCCAATATGGAATTCTTCCAATTCCACCCCACGGTGCTCTATGAAGTCAGTCCGGAACACCCCGCCGAGAGGCGCTTTCTGCTGACCGAGGCCCTGCGGGGCGAGGCCATGGGCGGTGTACTTACCCTCGACAAGGATTCGACCCAGGATTTCGTGCTGGCCTATGACCCACGCGGATCCCACGCCACGCGGGACATCGTCGCCAAGGCGATCGACACCGAGATGAAGAAAAGGCATCTGACGCATGTATGGCTCAATGTCACCACCCGGTTGACCGGCAAGCCGGAGGAATACATCCGGCAGTCCTTCCCGAAGATCTACGCCCACTGCCTGAAAAAGGGGATCGATATGACCGCCGAGCCCATCCCGGTTGTGCCCGCGGCCCATTACACCTGCGGCGGCGTGATCGTGGGCGCGGACGGCCAAACGGATATCGACGGCCTCTACGCCATCGGAGAAGTCGCCTGCACCGGCCTGATGGGCGCCAATCGACTGGCCAGCAACTCCTTGACCGAATGCGCACTCTACGGAAAAATCGCCGTCGATGCAGCCCTCGAGCGGGATCCATCGCTGCGGGATCCGGATCTGAAGCCGCCGCCATGGCAAGGCAGCACGGTCCACCCTGAAATCAACCCGGCGATGCTGAACCGCTTCTGGGATACGACCCGGGCAACGATGCTCGATTACTGCGCCATCGACCGGAATGAAAACCGTCTGCGTGTTGCCATGGACATCCTGAACGGGCTCGTCCAAATCACCAACGACATCTATTGGCATTTCTACCCGACGCTCGAGATCATCGAGCTCAGGAACCTCTCCCTGGTCGCCCGGCTGATCGTCGAATCGGCCCTGCACAGGAAGGAAAGCCGGGGCGGCCATTTCCGGTCCGACTATCCCGAAAGAAACGACCACCTGTTCCAAGGCGCCACCATCATTCAACAAACCACCGGGATCCGCCTGCTCAAATGCAGGCACACCTGA
- the nadA gene encoding quinolinate synthase NadA, with amino-acid sequence MPKHHAETTRKNPAGSIAEEALVARITKAREALGGRVVILCHHYQPDVIVQFADHVGDSLNLSRLAASRKEARYIVFCGVYFMAETADILSSPEQEVYMPDPDAGCPMADMARLEQVERCWGELTRLVGETIVPITYVNSSAEIKQFCGRRNGVVCTSSNAAKVMDWAFEQAPRLLFLPDQNLGRNTALAKGIPKEEIALWDRGKARLQGDPNRAKVILWDGFCPVHVRFTPEQVMRFRSRYPGIRIIVHPECTEEVVRLADGSGSTEYLIREVREAESGSVFAVGTELRLVKRLASTFPDRTVYPLDEEHSICVDMSRSTPGRLLAVLEGLLEGRAPGKIQVPAETAEWSRVALERMLAIS; translated from the coding sequence ATGCCGAAACACCATGCCGAAACAACCCGGAAGAATCCTGCTGGATCCATAGCCGAAGAAGCGCTCGTGGCCCGGATCACCAAGGCCAGGGAGGCGCTCGGAGGCCGGGTCGTCATCCTCTGCCACCACTACCAGCCGGACGTCATCGTGCAGTTCGCAGATCATGTGGGGGATTCCCTCAACCTCTCGCGCCTTGCCGCTTCACGCAAGGAGGCCCGCTATATCGTCTTCTGCGGCGTTTATTTCATGGCTGAAACGGCTGACATCCTTTCCTCCCCGGAGCAGGAGGTCTATATGCCCGACCCGGACGCCGGCTGCCCGATGGCCGACATGGCCCGGCTCGAGCAGGTCGAGCGGTGCTGGGGCGAACTGACCCGCCTGGTGGGGGAGACGATCGTGCCGATCACCTACGTCAATTCATCCGCAGAGATCAAACAGTTCTGCGGCCGCCGAAACGGGGTCGTGTGCACCTCCAGCAACGCCGCCAAGGTCATGGATTGGGCCTTCGAACAGGCGCCGCGCTTGCTCTTCCTCCCCGATCAGAACCTCGGCCGCAACACCGCCCTCGCCAAAGGCATCCCGAAGGAAGAGATCGCGCTCTGGGACCGCGGGAAGGCCCGGCTTCAGGGCGATCCAAACAGGGCGAAGGTGATCCTGTGGGACGGCTTCTGCCCGGTCCATGTGCGCTTCACACCGGAGCAGGTCATGCGGTTTCGCTCCCGGTACCCGGGCATTCGGATCATCGTGCACCCCGAATGCACCGAAGAAGTGGTCCGGCTTGCGGACGGCAGCGGCTCCACGGAATATCTCATCCGCGAGGTGCGTGAAGCGGAGAGCGGTTCGGTGTTTGCGGTCGGAACGGAGCTGCGGCTGGTCAAACGGCTGGCCTCCACCTTTCCGGATCGTACGGTTTATCCCCTGGACGAGGAGCACTCCATTTGCGTCGATATGAGCCGGAGCACACCCGGGCGGCTCCTGGCCGTACTCGAGGGCCTTCTCGAGGGGCGGGCGCCGGGAAAGATCCAGGTCCCGGCGGAAACCGCCGAATGGAGCCGGGTGGCGCTGGAGCGCATGCTGGCCATCTCATGA
- the nadC gene encoding carboxylating nicotinate-nucleotide diphosphorylase: protein MNSLRLEKILRDALEEDLGWGDITTEAVVPLEAEARAVIVSREEGVIAGLEVAEAVFRILDPSTLVDPLVPEGSAISKEAPLCNIRGRARAILSGERVALNLMQRMCGIATAARNMAMIAEPHHVKVTDTRKTTPGLRMLEKYAVRVGGGYNHRMALDDAVLIKDNHLVAAGGVSEAVRRARRRIGPLVKIEVETESLAQVEEALRAGADVIMLDNMEPDRMREAVKLIGGRALVEASGRIRLDNIHQVVTTGIDFLSMGWLTHSAPPLDLSLEFLPGDRLP from the coding sequence ATGAATTCGTTGCGTCTGGAAAAGATCCTCCGGGATGCTTTGGAAGAAGACCTGGGGTGGGGCGATATCACGACGGAGGCCGTCGTCCCCCTCGAAGCGGAGGCGCGCGCGGTCATCGTCAGCCGTGAGGAAGGCGTCATCGCAGGTCTGGAGGTGGCCGAGGCCGTCTTTCGGATCCTCGACCCCTCGACGCTCGTGGACCCCCTGGTGCCGGAGGGCAGCGCCATCTCCAAGGAAGCTCCGCTCTGCAACATCCGGGGACGGGCCCGCGCCATTCTTTCCGGAGAACGCGTAGCCCTCAATCTGATGCAGCGGATGTGCGGCATCGCCACCGCCGCGCGCAACATGGCGATGATAGCCGAACCTCACCACGTCAAGGTCACCGACACCCGCAAGACCACCCCTGGTCTGCGGATGCTCGAAAAATACGCCGTACGGGTCGGAGGCGGGTACAATCATCGCATGGCCCTGGACGACGCGGTCCTGATCAAGGACAACCACCTTGTCGCGGCCGGGGGCGTTTCCGAAGCGGTTCGAAGGGCGCGAAGGCGGATCGGGCCGCTGGTCAAGATCGAAGTGGAAACGGAGTCGCTCGCGCAGGTCGAAGAAGCCCTGCGTGCAGGCGCGGACGTCATTATGCTGGACAACATGGAGCCGGACCGCATGCGGGAGGCGGTCAAGCTGATCGGCGGGCGGGCCCTGGTGGAAGCCTCGGGCCGGATCAGACTCGACAACATCCATCAGGTCGTCACGACAGGGATCGATTTCCTGTCCATGGGGTGGCTCACCCACTCAGCCCCCCCGCTGGATTTGAGCCTGGAATTTCTTCCTGGAGACAGGCTGCCGTGA